The Hevea brasiliensis isolate MT/VB/25A 57/8 chromosome 1, ASM3005281v1, whole genome shotgun sequence genome has a window encoding:
- the LOC110639072 gene encoding GTP-binding protein YPTM2 → MMPEYDYLFKLLLIGDSGVGKSCLLLRFADDSYIESYISTIGVDFKIRTVEQDGKTIKLQIWDTAGQERFRTITSSYYRGAHGIIIVFDVTDEESFKNVKAWLAEIDKFATDNVNKLLVGNKCDLTSKRVVSNETAKAFADEIGIPFLEASAKNATNVEDAFMTMSADIKKRMASQPTASAVRPSTVPIRGKPVNQSSNTNTCCSS, encoded by the exons ATGATGCCTGAATA TGACTACCTGTTCAAGCTATTGCTCATTGGAGATTCTGGTGTTGGCAAGTCATGCCTGCTGCTGAGATTTGCG GATGATTCTTATATTGAAAGCTACATTAGTACCATTGGTGTTGATTTT AAAATTCGCACAGTCGAGCAAGATGGAAAGACCATCAAACTTCAAATT TGGGACACTGCTGGTCAAGAACGATTTCGTACAATCACAAGCAGCTACTATCGTGGTGCACATGGAATTATC ATTGTCTTTGATGTCACAGATGAAGAAAGTTTCAAAAATGTCAAGGCATGGCTGGCAGAAATTGATAAGTTTGCAACTGATAATGTTAATAAGCTCTTGGTTGGTAACAAATGTGATTTAACCTCCAAGAGGGTGGTATCCAATGAAACTGCCAAG GCGTTTGCAGATGAAATTGGTATCCCATTCCTGGAAGCTAGTGCCAAGAATGCTACCAATGTAGAGGATGCCTTCATGACCATGTCTGCAGACATAAAGAAAAG AATGGCTAGTCAACCAACGGCCAGTGCTGTTAGACCCAGTACAGTGCCCATCCGTGGAAAACCTGTCAACCAAAGTAGTAACACTAACACTTGCTGCTCATCTTGA